One window of the Propionispora vibrioides genome contains the following:
- a CDS encoding RNA-binding S4 domain-containing protein, translating into MEEVFIDTQLIQLDQLLKWIGVVESGGQVKLLLSDGLIELNGQVVSERRKKIYPGDTVTVKGIGTWKVAVE; encoded by the coding sequence ATGGAAGAAGTATTTATTGACACCCAATTGATTCAGTTGGACCAGCTTTTAAAATGGATTGGTGTGGTAGAAAGCGGCGGTCAGGTCAAGCTGCTGCTTAGCGACGGGCTGATTGAACTGAACGGACAGGTTGTTTCCGAGCGAAGAAAGAAAATTTATCCCGGTGATACGGTTACTGTCAAAGGGATTGGAACCTGGAAAGTAGCCGTTGAATAA
- the recF gene encoding DNA replication/repair protein RecF (All proteins in this family for which functions are known are DNA-binding proteins that assist the filamentation of RecA onto DNA for the initiation of recombination or recombinational repair.): MRINHLTLHNFRNYADLSLAFSHNINIFLGNNAQGKTNILEAIYIGAMGRSYRTYSDQELIRWKHSLGRIQLNFSRLDVQNDLAFRFSQGETKKSNKEITYNGYTIKVKELIGALNVVLFAPEDLTLIKGQPVARRQFIDVEISQASPSYYSQLLTYNRIVTQRNHLLKKIRDNRLNAAMLEPWDEQLIKAAAGITVKRKEAIKKLAMLANLMHRRITASKENLSVAYFMAGLAENEQVADKDLPAWYREQLLKLRQQDIYRGSTGVGPHRDDLVFTVNEGIQLKSFGSQGQQRTAVLALKLAELEFIKSETGEYPVLLLDDVMSELDAERREQLLFFIKDKIQTFVTATDQNYFPEKKMGHYYYVQNGKIME, encoded by the coding sequence ATGAGAATCAATCACCTAACGCTGCATAATTTCCGAAATTATGCGGATTTGTCGCTTGCTTTTTCCCATAATATCAATATATTCCTGGGTAATAACGCTCAGGGAAAGACCAATATTCTGGAAGCTATTTATATTGGTGCCATGGGACGGTCTTATCGTACCTATTCGGATCAGGAGCTTATTCGCTGGAAGCATTCATTAGGACGTATTCAGCTTAATTTTTCGCGTTTGGATGTCCAAAATGATCTGGCTTTTCGATTTTCCCAGGGAGAGACTAAAAAAAGTAATAAAGAAATTACTTATAATGGATATACTATAAAGGTTAAAGAGCTGATTGGCGCGCTGAATGTCGTGCTGTTTGCACCGGAGGACTTGACCCTGATTAAGGGACAGCCGGTAGCCCGGCGCCAGTTTATTGATGTGGAAATTTCCCAGGCCAGTCCTTCCTACTATAGTCAACTCTTAACTTATAACCGGATTGTTACGCAGCGTAATCATCTCTTAAAAAAGATTAGAGATAACCGGTTGAATGCCGCTATGCTGGAGCCTTGGGATGAGCAGCTTATCAAGGCTGCCGCCGGCATTACCGTTAAGCGGAAGGAAGCTATAAAAAAGCTGGCTATGCTGGCCAATTTAATGCACCGCCGGATTACCGCGAGTAAGGAAAACCTGTCTGTTGCTTATTTTATGGCCGGGTTGGCGGAAAATGAGCAGGTGGCGGATAAAGATCTGCCTGCCTGGTACCGGGAGCAATTGCTGAAGCTGCGTCAGCAGGATATCTACCGGGGCAGCACCGGTGTCGGACCGCACCGGGACGATCTGGTATTTACGGTAAATGAAGGAATTCAGTTGAAATCTTTTGGTTCTCAGGGACAGCAGCGGACGGCCGTATTAGCGTTGAAGCTGGCGGAACTGGAATTTATCAAATCAGAGACCGGTGAATATCCGGTACTGCTCCTGGACGATGTCATGAGTGAACTGGATGCTGAACGGCGAGAACAATTACTTTTCTTTATTAAAGATAAAATTCAGACCTTTGTAACG